Proteins encoded in a region of the Tripterygium wilfordii isolate XIE 37 chromosome 21, ASM1340144v1, whole genome shotgun sequence genome:
- the LOC119987662 gene encoding putative disease resistance protein RGA3, producing the protein MAETFLFSIAEKVLGKIASLALQEVCLAWGLESDLKKMEENLTTIKAVLLDAEQKQAKNHELGLWLGRLKHLCYDAEDVLDELEYEGLRRKVVKRYGSPKIKVRRFFSSSNPLAFRFKMGHKIKGVMERLDEFADLKSKFHLTELVDYQIVVRRQREITDSLLRTSNVIGRDADKNIIMKFLLDPNVSGSGTVSVIPIVGIGGMGKTTLAKMLYNDVRLDEYFDLKIWVCVSDEFEKKQIMVHMIKSLTHQNRGDLDPDQLQTLIYEKLNSKRFLLVLDDVWSDDRRKWVELMDLLEGGASGSKVVVTTRSTSVATTVGSVSAYNLNGLSHGDSLSLFKKWAFKEGEEECYPHLMEIGDAIVKKCSGLPLAVRTLGTLLYLNTDDRYWRFIRDNEIWKLEQKENDILPELRLSYEQMPSHLKPCFAICSIYPKDYSFNSVLLTQVWMAHGLLQSSNEHEDIEDVALQYMKALYSRSFFQEFEEYGDFLVFTMHDLVHDLALSVAQSECFVVNVRSKNISEGIRHLSISDGTVLGQEVPNSLQEANSLRTIIFPFEAQGSASESFVNTCISTCKYLRMFDLRGSSFELLPNSIGALKHLRDLNLCENHRIKRLPDSICKLHNLHSLSLGRCSALEELPKDIRNLVKLRFLEMTIKQKRLPEDGIGCLTSLRFLSIGDCTNLEYLPEEMKNLRSLRLLNIWSCDSLISLPRNLKYFAALETLMIKDCEQLNLMEEDDIQDIELSLRTLILGYLPKLLTLPQWLQKSSNTLHCLTIGGCENFSSLPDWLQNFSSLRKIEIEDCPEMLSLPEGMHCLIALKVLRIRECPALCERYKKGGEDWNKIAHVTEIDLDEDESEIDLDEDESEILSAD; encoded by the coding sequence atggcTGAAACATTTTTGTTCAGCATTGCAGAAAAAGTTCTGGGGAAGATAGCCTCCCTTGCACTGCAAGAAGTTTGTCTGGCTTGGGGTCTTGAGAGTGACCTGAAGAAGATGGAGGAGAATCTGACCACCATAAAAGCTGTGCTATTAGATGCAGAGCAAAAGCAAGCAAAGAACCACGAGCTGGGGCTTTGGCTTGGAAGGCTTAAGCATCTCTGTTATGATGCTGAGGATGTGCTGGATGAGCTGGAATATGAAGGCTTGCGAAGAAAAGTGGTGAAACGCTATGGCAGTCCCAAAATAAAGGTACGCCGGTTCTTTTCAAGCTCAAATCCACTTGCATTCCGTTTCAAAATGGGTCATAAAATAAAGGGAGTTATGGAGAGGCTAGATGAGTTTGCAGATCTGAAGTCAAAATTCCATCTTACTGAGCTAGTTGATTATCAAATAGTGGTTCGCAGACAGAGGGAGATAACTGACTCTCTGCTGCGTACATCGAATGTCATTGGAAGAGATGCGGATAAGAATATAATCATGAAGTTTCTATTAGATCCAAATGTGAGTGGCAGTGGCACTGTGTCTGTGATTCCTATAGTTGGAATAGGAGGGATGGGGAAGACAACACTAGCTAAAATGCTATATAATGATGTGAGATTAGATGAATATTTCGATCTTAAGATTTGGGTGTGTGTATCTGATGAAtttgaaaagaaacaaatcatgGTACACATGATCAAGTCGTTAACTCATCAAAACCGTGGTGACTTGGATCCTGACCAACTGCAAACTTTGATTTACGAAAAGTTGAATTCTAAGAGATTCTTACTTGTTTTGGATGATGTGTGGAGTGATGATCGCCGTAAATGGGTTGAACTTATGGATTTATTAGAGGGAGGTGCCTCAGGAAGTAAAGTTGTTGTCACTACACGTAGTACCTCCGTTGCAACAACTGTTGGCAGTGTTTCGGCATACAACTTGAACGGTCTTTCCCATGGAGATTCCTTATCTTTGTTTAAGAAATGGGCTtttaaagaaggagaagaagaatgttATCCCCATCTAATGGAAATAGGGGATGCCATTGTGAAGAAATGTAGTGGGCTTCCTTTGGCCGTGAGGACATTGGGGACCCTCCTATATTTAAACACCGATGATCGTTATTGGAGATTCATACGAGATAACGAGATATGGAAGTTGGAGCAGAAGGAAAATGACATTTTACCTGAGTTGAGGTTAAGTTATGAACAAATGCCATCTCACTTGAAACCATGTTTTGCTATTTGTTCCATCTATCCAAAGGATTATAGCTTCAACAGTGTTTTATTAACTCAGGTTTGGATGGCACATGGGCTCCTTCAGTCCTCAAATGAACACGAAGATATTGAAGATGTTGCACTGCAATACATGAAGGCGTTGTATTCTAGATCATTCTTTCAGGAATTTGAAGAATATGGTGACTTTTTGGTATTTACAATGCATGATTTAGTTCATGATCTTGCATTGTCAGTGGCACAAAGTGAATGCTTTGTTGTGAATGTTCGTAGCAAGAACATATCTGAGGGGATTCGACATCTCTCAATCTCTGACGGGACTGTACTTGGCCAAGAGGTTCCTAATTCTCTTCAAGAAGCAAACAGTTTGCGGACAATAATTTTCCCATTTGAAGCCCAAGGCTCTGCTAGTGAATCCTTTGTTAATACATGCATCTCTACATGTAAGTATTTAAGGATGTTCGATTTAAGAGGGTCTTCTTTTGAGTTATTACCTAATTCCATTGGTGCTCTGAAGCATTTGAGAGATCTTAACTTATGTGAAAATCATAGAATCAAGAGATTGCCTGATTCCATATGCAAGCTCCATAATTTGCATTCTTTATCACTTGGTAGATGTTCAGCGCTTGAAGAGTTGCCGAAAGACATAAGGAACCTGGTTAAATTGAGATTTCTGGAGATGACAATAAAACAGAAGCGCTTACCAGAGGATGGAATAGGGTGCTTAACATCTCTTCGGTTTTTGTCTATTGGAGATTGCACCAATCTTGAATATTTGcctgaagaaatgaaaaatctCAGATCCTTGCGTTTATTGAACATTTGGAGCTGTGACAGTTTGATTTCCTTGCCGCGTAACCTGAAATATTTCGCTGCATTGGAGACTCTAATGATAAAGGACTGTGAACAGCTTAATTTGATGGAAGAAGATGACATTCAAGACATTGAGTTGAGCCTTCGAACTTTGATCCTTGGCTATTTACCAAAGCTACTGACCTTACCTCAATGGCTTCAAAAGTCTTCCAACACTCTACATTGCCTCACCATAGGTGGTTGTGAAAACTTTTCATCATTACCTGACTGGCTACAAAATTTTAGCTCTCTTAGAAAGATTGAGATTGAAGATTGTCCAGAGATGTTGTCACTACCCGAAGGGATGCATTGTCTTATTGCCTTAAAAGTATTGAGGATTAGAGAATGTCCAGCGCTTTGTGAAAGATACAAAAAGGGAGGTGAGGACTGGAACAAGATAGCTCATGTCACGGAGATTGATCTTGATGAAGATGAGTCGGAGATTGATCTTGATGAAGATGAGTCGGAGATTTTATCTGCGGATTAG